The following proteins are encoded in a genomic region of Liolophura sinensis isolate JHLJ2023 chromosome 7, CUHK_Ljap_v2, whole genome shotgun sequence:
- the LOC135471111 gene encoding F-box only protein 32-like: protein MPFLGRDWRSPGDQWVRTTEGWEKLRLWRVKLFENLNANILARLMKLALQDWYVKKDFISHGHQPHMLYVKGNSKERKIPTSLSEAFIRLDMAGAVKDIRRFNYVLKVIQHLLVYRLSNLSGTSQKHIFHILEEMVNHVITSGNNVNTTMSLLDKAEMALTDGQTSHIGSAHLWARHKQSINKMRNLLVAFQIKQREEDGKVLFGDLPDDCIRDILFRLADHKDVLHTGMTNTSIYDMSQEVLLWKQLCMFHFTPMQLLTFLPQETQDDNPNWKYLYRRCVKRFGRKDVYADMLALCLHCQCLFWQSIGHPCVNDNMPTSQKLTPEAFLKLFAL from the exons ATGCCTTTTCTTGGAAGAGACTGGCGTTCTCCTGGTGATCAGTGGGTTCGGACAACTGAAGGATGGGAAAAGCTGCGATTATGGCGTGTGAAACTGTTCGAAAATCTGAACGCAAACATTCTGGCACG GTTAATGAAACTGGCCCTGCAGGACTGGTATGTGAAGAAAGACTTCATTAGTCATGGCCATCAACCGCACATGCTCTATGTCAAAGGCAACTCTAAGGAG aGAAAAATTCCAACCAGCCTTAGTGAAGCCTTCATCAGGTTGGACATGGCTGGAGCAGTGAAGGACATTCGGAGATTTAACTATGTTCTCAAG GTGATCCAGCACCTCCTTGTGTACAGACTGTCCAACCTCAGTGGCACCTCCCAGAAACACATCTTCCACATCCTGGAGGAAATGGTTAACCATG TGATAACAAGTGGAAATAATGTGAACACTACAATGTCTCTGCTGGACAAAGCAGAAATGGCActgacagacggacagacgTCCCACATTGGTAGTGCTCACCTGTGGGCCAGGCATAAACAATCCATCAACAAAATGAGGAACCTGCTTGTGGCATTCCAAATCAAACAG CGAGAGGAGGACGGAAAGGTGTTATTTGGCGACCTTCCGGATGACTGTATTCGTGACATTCTCTTCCGACTTGCAGACCACAAGGACGTTCTTCACACAGGCATGACCAACACTTCTATCTACGACATGTCACAGGAAGTGTTGCTATGGAAACAGCTGTGCATGTTCCACTTCACACCCATGCAACTGCTGACGTTCCTGCCACAGGAGACGCAGGATGACAACCCCAACTGGAAGTATCTCTACAGGAGATGTGTCAA GCGATTTGGAAGAAAAGATGTGTACGCCGATATGCTTGCCCTCTGTTTACATTGCCAGTGTCTGTTTTGGCAG TCCATTGGGCACCCCTGTGTCAATGACAATATGCCGACATCGCAGAAACTCACTCCAGAGGCATTCCTCAAACTGTTTGCATTGTAG
- the LOC135470435 gene encoding selenoprotein Pb-like: protein MLVEELEVRVGFPVFQDTHSRNIWTSLEGNKDDFFIYDRCGNLAYYLPYPDSWLGYRFFQEYLLSAYNNDPCGCERSQHGAPGESEEAENEGEGENPTQEPSVTADMEDRMMGDSPVTYNRKELEEIRRQRKMERILYNKTVRKHKSRKKSKKHQKLQRNKHKLKKKQHLKEKHHQKLKTKEHHHHHHHHHHHSKHHTKHQEEMPERVHHSLTY from the exons ATGTTGGTTGAAGAGCTGGAGGTGAGAGTTGGCTTTCCAGTTTTCCAAGATACTCACTCTCGAAATATTTGGACTTCACTTGAGGGGAACAAAGACGACTTCTTCATATACGACAG ATGTGGGAACCTAGCCTATTATCTGCCCTACCCGGATAGCTGGTTAGGCTACAGATTCTTCCAGGAGTACCTCTTGTCGGCTTACAACAACGACCCCTGCGGCTGTGAGAGGTCCCAGCACGGGGCTCCTGGCGAATCAGAGGAAGCTGAAAACGAAGGAGAGGGTGAAAACCCAACACAGGAGCCAAGCGTCACGGCTGACATGGAGGACAGAATGATGGGAGACAGCCCAGTCACTTACAACCGCAAGGAGTTAGAGGAG ATACGCCGTCAGAGAAAGATGGAGCGAATCTTGTACAATAAGACGGTCAGGAAGCACAAGTCCAGGAAGAAGAGCAAGAAACACCAGAAGCTGCAACGTAACAAACATAAACTGAAGAAGAAACAGCATCTAAAGGAgaaacatcatcaaaaactAAAGACTAAagaacatcatcatcatcatcaccatcaccatcaccattCTAAACACCACACAAAACACCAAGAGGAGATGCCAGAAAGGGTGCATCATTCTTTAACATACTGA
- the LOC135469775 gene encoding glutathione peroxidase 7-like, whose translation MGLLFLHPCHGNLHDDSDKDQDHADDQIAHQLEEEVQPLTLQSPSGEVDDSQILPDENDVVVDKRLSDEDDDGTARRVDNTFPNSDVYSTGGRNFYSYQVFNIDGEKVQLRKYRNKVSLVVNVASECGFTDGHYKSLVRMQSMLGGTGKFNVLAFPCNQFGAQEPGNNNEIKNFAEQRYQVNFPMFSKIQVLDSNIPEAWKYLEEKSGKVPNWNFWKYLVNDDGDVVDAWGPWTSVEDIFDQVKAVVDRISKPKDPELPNVVTQDRTEL comes from the exons atggGGTTGTTGTTTCTGCATCCATGCCACGGAAACCTTCACGATGATTCTGATAAGGATCAAGATCACGCTGATGATCAGATTGCACATCAACTAGAGGAAGAAGTGCAGCCCCTGACATTGCAGTCTCCAAGCGGCGAGGTGGACGACTCTCAAATTCTGCCAGACGAAAACGATGTCGTGGTAGACAAACGGTTGTCTGATGAAGACGATGATGGCACGGCCAGGCGTGTAGATAACACTTTTCCAAATTCCGATGTGTATTCTACAGGAGGGAGAAATTTTTATTCATACCAGGTTTTCAATATTGACGGCGAAAAAGTGCAGTTAAGAAAATACAGGAATAAG GTCAGTTTGGTCGTCAACGTTGCCAGTGAGTGTGGATTTACTGATGGTCATTACAAAAGTCTTGTGAGAATGCAGAGTATGTTGGGAGGAACCGGGAAATTCAATGTCTTAGCGTTTCCTTGTAACCAGTTTGGTGCCCAAGAACCAGGG aataataatgaaataaagaattttGCTGAACAAAGGTACCAGGTGAACTTTCCCATGTTTTCGAAGATACAGGTTTTGGACTCAAACATTCCTGAAGCATGGAAGTATTTAGAGG AGAAATCTGGGAAAGTGCCAAACTGGAATTTCTGGAAATATCTGGTAAATGACGACGGAGATGTTGTGGATGCTTGGGGCCCATGGACATCAGTAGAGGACATATTTGATCAAGTCAAGGCTGTTGTAGACCGTATATCTAAACCAAAGGACCCAGAATTACCAAATGTAGTAACACAAGATAGAACTGAGTTATGA